A portion of the Pedobacter cryoconitis genome contains these proteins:
- a CDS encoding peptidase domain-containing ABC transporter, whose translation MRSFPHYSQFDSIDCGPACLQIISRFYGREYSLNLLRSLSNVGREGVSVLGICRAAEKLGFNSTPVKISYSDLASRVNLPCIAHWQQNHFLVVYKITAKYVYLSDPGSSKQKVTVAAFKKNWISDVDGDEKIGIVIALEMLPAFKTINLEDSTITQTNKTEGLKYLFQHLFSHKKVIIQIAFGLFFSTLFTLILPFLTQGIIDSGIKDKDINFIYLLIFGQIAIYTGQLVIEFIQNWLLMYVGSKINVTMVSEFLSKIMAMPIKYFDTKLSGDLLQRIDDHKRIERFLTSKTLGLLFQVLLFAAFVTVLAFYNVTVFICFMIGTVAYIGWVLLFHRKRRILDFQKFIELSKNQSKQIEIINGMQDIKLHNSERQKRWEWQEIQARLFDINLRYLSLEQYQRLGAKFINSIKNIIITLIATKAVIAGEMSLGQLIAIQFIVGELNSPLSSAIDFIQSYQEAKISLDRIGEMQTPQTAGNSLTDHLLHPLSSGSLQLKKVSFTYAGTHYSKVLKEVDLHIPEGKTTAIVGLSGSGKTTLLKLLMKFYEPTEGQIIVGDINLKSINEHIWRDKCGSVLQDGYVFSDTIARNIALGVESIDHEKLFEAAKIANIQEFIDSLPLGYNTRIGPEGIGVSQGQRQRLLIARAIYKNPDYIFFDEATNALDANNEKKIIRNLDEFFKGRTVVVVAHRLSTVINADKIYVLENGSIIESGSHRELIDKSGAYFTLIKNQLELGN comes from the coding sequence ATGAGAAGTTTTCCGCATTATTCACAATTTGATTCTATTGATTGCGGGCCCGCCTGCTTGCAGATTATTTCCAGATTTTATGGCAGAGAATATTCCCTCAATTTATTACGTAGTTTAAGTAATGTTGGGCGTGAAGGCGTATCAGTATTGGGTATCTGTCGTGCTGCGGAAAAACTAGGCTTCAACTCTACACCAGTTAAAATTAGCTATTCAGATTTGGCTTCGCGTGTAAATCTTCCGTGTATTGCGCATTGGCAGCAAAATCATTTTCTGGTAGTCTATAAAATAACAGCTAAGTATGTTTATCTCTCGGACCCTGGTTCTTCCAAACAGAAAGTTACTGTTGCTGCTTTTAAAAAAAACTGGATAAGCGATGTTGATGGCGATGAAAAAATTGGAATTGTCATCGCTTTAGAGATGCTACCAGCATTTAAGACTATAAACCTGGAAGATTCAACAATCACGCAAACCAATAAAACAGAAGGGTTGAAATATCTTTTCCAGCATTTGTTCAGTCATAAAAAAGTGATTATTCAAATTGCATTCGGACTATTTTTCAGTACTTTATTTACGCTGATTTTACCCTTTCTTACTCAGGGCATTATAGATTCCGGGATAAAAGACAAAGATATTAATTTTATATACTTACTGATTTTTGGACAAATAGCTATTTATACGGGCCAGTTAGTCATAGAATTTATCCAAAACTGGCTACTGATGTATGTTGGTTCCAAGATTAATGTGACCATGGTCTCTGAGTTTTTATCAAAGATTATGGCTATGCCCATTAAATATTTTGATACTAAACTTTCGGGAGATCTGTTGCAGCGGATAGATGACCATAAAAGAATAGAGAGGTTCCTGACCTCTAAAACGCTGGGACTACTATTCCAGGTGCTATTGTTTGCAGCCTTTGTTACCGTACTTGCCTTCTATAATGTTACCGTATTTATTTGTTTTATGATTGGTACTGTAGCCTATATTGGATGGGTATTGTTATTTCATCGTAAAAGGAGAATACTCGACTTTCAAAAATTTATTGAATTGTCTAAAAATCAATCCAAGCAAATTGAAATTATTAATGGAATGCAGGATATTAAACTGCACAATTCAGAAAGACAGAAACGATGGGAGTGGCAGGAAATACAAGCAAGGTTATTTGACATAAACCTTCGATATTTGTCATTGGAGCAATATCAGCGACTGGGCGCAAAATTTATCAATAGCATTAAAAATATTATTATTACCCTGATCGCGACAAAGGCCGTAATTGCTGGTGAAATGTCTTTAGGCCAGCTAATTGCTATCCAATTTATAGTGGGTGAGCTCAATTCACCATTAAGCTCGGCAATAGATTTCATCCAGTCTTACCAGGAAGCCAAAATCAGCCTGGATAGAATCGGAGAAATGCAGACCCCCCAGACAGCTGGCAATAGCCTTACAGACCATTTGTTACATCCACTTTCTTCTGGATCTTTACAATTAAAAAAAGTCAGTTTCACCTACGCAGGAACACACTATTCAAAGGTTTTGAAAGAAGTCGACCTTCATATTCCTGAAGGCAAAACTACAGCAATTGTTGGGTTGAGTGGTAGCGGTAAAACCACTTTATTAAAGCTTCTGATGAAATTCTACGAACCTACTGAAGGACAGATTATTGTTGGTGATATCAACCTGAAATCTATAAATGAGCATATTTGGCGGGATAAATGTGGTTCTGTACTACAAGATGGATATGTTTTTTCTGATACTATTGCAAGAAATATTGCTTTAGGCGTAGAGAGTATAGATCATGAAAAATTGTTTGAGGCAGCAAAGATTGCTAACATTCAGGAATTTATTGATTCATTACCCTTAGGTTATAATACAAGAATTGGTCCGGAAGGTATAGGTGTAAGTCAGGGGCAGCGCCAACGCTTGCTCATTGCCAGGGCCATTTATAAAAATCCGGATTATATATTTTTTGATGAAGCTACAAACGCTTTGGATGCAAACAATGAAAAAAAGATCATCAGAAATCTTGATGAATTTTTTAAAGGAAGAACAGTGGTCGTTGTTGCACACAGGCTCAGTACGGTGATTAATGCTGATAAAATTTACGTGCTCGAAAATGGATCTATTATTGAATCAGGGTCTCACCGGGAGCTCATTGATAAATCTGGCGCCTATTTTACTTTAATAAAAAATCAATTAGAGTTGGGGAATTAA
- a CDS encoding HlyD family secretion protein, with translation MEKKIKLIDDKTNMILSRPPGWVYRWGMVVTIASVCLLIFLSFVIPYKESISCKVKLTTTQQIMPVVSPVDGIVSEKTFYENKGIKANQLLFTIYDVSRKKYMDIKAPHSGLYMTSRFFFTEKTYVKKNDTLFYIAPEITSNKDLYGTASVNAFELSKLRIGNQVQLSIEQFGKVISFFGRISFISRIPNQKGDYPFYILLDNKDIQYLTSHQLIYFNQAGTAQVNYRNQKLIYKLFNFL, from the coding sequence ATGGAAAAAAAGATTAAACTAATAGACGATAAAACAAATATGATATTGAGCCGTCCTCCTGGATGGGTCTATCGCTGGGGAATGGTAGTGACTATTGCTTCTGTTTGTTTACTTATCTTTTTATCATTTGTTATCCCTTATAAGGAAAGTATCTCCTGTAAGGTTAAGCTTACTACTACACAGCAAATTATGCCAGTGGTAAGCCCTGTAGACGGAATTGTTAGTGAAAAGACATTTTACGAAAACAAAGGAATAAAGGCTAATCAACTTTTATTTACTATTTATGACGTATCACGTAAGAAATACATGGATATAAAGGCGCCTCATTCTGGGCTTTATATGACTTCACGGTTTTTTTTTACAGAAAAAACTTACGTGAAGAAGAATGATACTTTATTTTATATTGCACCAGAAATCACAAGTAATAAAGATCTATATGGCACGGCCTCGGTAAATGCCTTTGAACTATCAAAATTGAGAATTGGCAATCAGGTTCAGCTTAGCATTGAACAATTTGGAAAAGTAATTAGTTTTTTTGGCAGAATCTCTTTTATTTCCCGTATTCCTAATCAGAAAGGAGATTATCCATTTTATATTCTGCTGGATAATAAAGATATCCAGTACTTGACTTCTCATCAACTTATTTATTTTAATCAGGCTGGTACCGCTCAGGTTAACTACCGTAATCAAAAACTGATTTACAAGTTGTTTAACTTTCTGTAA
- a CDS encoding ASCH domain-containing protein — protein MKVLLSIKPEYAFKIFDGTKKFEFRKVRFKNPNIKTVIVYASSPVQKVIGEFEIEDILSLDPKKIWHITEKFSGISEDFFYKYFENREIAHAIKIKSTKRYITPLSIKEDFNVFPPQSYLYL, from the coding sequence ATGAAAGTATTATTGTCGATTAAACCAGAATACGCATTTAAAATATTCGACGGCACAAAAAAATTTGAATTTAGAAAGGTGAGATTTAAAAATCCTAATATAAAGACAGTAATAGTGTACGCTTCTTCACCTGTACAAAAAGTAATTGGAGAATTTGAAATTGAGGACATTCTAAGTCTTGATCCAAAAAAAATCTGGCATATAACTGAAAAATTTTCTGGCATATCAGAGGATTTCTTTTACAAATACTTCGAAAATCGAGAAATCGCGCATGCAATAAAAATTAAAAGTACTAAACGATACATAACGCCACTTTCAATTAAAGAAGATTTTAACGTTTTTCCACCCCAATCATATTTATATCTATAA
- a CDS encoding reverse transcriptase domain-containing protein, with protein MKKKEELAPEYLERFLQLNSIKELSTFLNLRISALEYFLFYAPDEKKYRIFKIQKRNGNLRSISTPTERLKEIQQILQIIFQYLYAGKPSVHGFVQNKSIITNAKLHINKKILVNIDLSDFFSSISFGRIKGIFLNHPFNFNEEVSNALTRICCHDGSLPQGAPTSPILSNFVCRQLDNQFMKLSKTSKVLYSRYADDITISTNLKSLPQSIGIIETDKLELSNEIKKILHKNGFKINYNKVRFALKTNRQEVTGLIVNKFINIKRDYLRQVKSMLNAWEKYGLYLAAFEHFSKFNPKTYMPGDIELAYTKELAGKINYIGIVRGRDDGIYEKLYTRIKVLAPSVMLSIIRRQIQSSKDPILFTEGKSDIKHIEAAFSHFRSQGLYHNLSLHFHHYKEEDKMSNGELLKFCETFSKSHETGSIVICLFDRDDENFLANVASTKNTFKEWGNKVFSMVLPIPDHRKFTDICIEHFYTDKEITTKDKNGRRIYLSNEFNKETGQHAKEKLTIKHVNKLQARRVQIIDSGVINTENINFALSKNQFAENIFNKVDGFDSFNFEAFKLIFDNIQTVIDYANDEAKKSNKIEMSIL; from the coding sequence ATGAAAAAAAAAGAAGAATTAGCCCCTGAATATTTAGAGAGATTTTTACAACTAAATTCCATAAAAGAACTATCTACATTTCTGAATCTAAGGATTAGTGCATTAGAGTATTTTTTGTTTTATGCTCCAGATGAGAAAAAGTATAGAATATTTAAGATTCAAAAAAGAAATGGTAATTTAAGGAGTATATCCACCCCAACTGAAAGGTTAAAAGAAATCCAACAGATATTACAAATAATATTTCAATATTTATATGCAGGAAAACCATCTGTTCATGGATTCGTACAAAACAAAAGTATCATTACAAATGCTAAATTACATATTAATAAGAAGATTCTTGTAAACATAGATTTGAGTGATTTTTTTTCATCGATTAGCTTTGGACGCATTAAGGGCATATTTTTAAATCACCCTTTTAATTTTAATGAGGAAGTATCAAATGCACTGACAAGAATTTGTTGCCATGATGGAAGTTTGCCACAAGGGGCACCAACATCACCAATATTGTCGAATTTCGTTTGTAGGCAACTAGATAATCAGTTTATGAAACTTTCAAAAACATCGAAAGTTTTATATAGCCGATATGCTGATGATATTACTATTTCAACTAATTTGAAATCCTTACCACAATCAATCGGTATTATAGAAACTGATAAGCTTGAATTAAGCAACGAAATAAAAAAAATTCTCCACAAGAATGGTTTTAAAATTAATTATAACAAAGTAAGATTTGCATTAAAAACTAACAGACAGGAGGTTACCGGTTTGATAGTTAATAAATTTATAAATATTAAAAGGGACTATCTTCGTCAAGTAAAGTCAATGTTAAATGCATGGGAAAAATATGGACTTTATTTGGCCGCTTTTGAACACTTTTCGAAATTTAATCCCAAAACCTATATGCCTGGCGATATAGAATTGGCTTACACAAAAGAACTGGCAGGTAAGATTAATTATATCGGGATTGTTAGAGGAAGAGATGATGGAATTTACGAAAAGCTTTACACTAGGATTAAAGTATTAGCTCCATCGGTTATGCTTTCAATTATAAGAAGACAAATTCAAAGTTCTAAAGACCCAATTCTATTTACTGAAGGTAAATCTGATATAAAGCATATTGAAGCCGCATTCAGTCATTTTAGAAGTCAAGGATTATATCATAATCTGTCTTTACATTTTCATCATTATAAAGAAGAGGATAAGATGTCAAATGGTGAGCTATTAAAATTTTGTGAAACGTTTTCAAAAAGTCATGAAACTGGTTCCATTGTAATCTGCTTATTCGATAGGGATGATGAAAATTTTCTTGCAAATGTGGCTTCGACAAAAAACACTTTTAAGGAATGGGGTAACAAAGTATTTTCTATGGTTCTTCCTATACCAGATCATCGGAAATTTACTGATATATGTATTGAGCATTTTTATACGGATAAAGAAATCACAACGAAAGATAAGAACGGAAGACGGATCTATTTAAGTAACGAATTTAATAAGGAAACTGGACAGCATGCTAAAGAAAAGCTAACTATTAAACATGTTAATAAGTTACAGGCAAGGCGAGTTCAAATAATTGACAGCGGTGTTATTAACACAGAGAATATAAACTTTGCACTAAGTAAAAATCAGTTTGCGGAAAATATATTTAATAAGGTGGATGGGTTCGATTCGTTTAATTTTGAGGCATTTAAACTGATATTTGATAATATCCAAACAGTGATTGACTATGCCAATGATGAAGCAAAGAAATCGAATAAAATTGAAATGTCCATATTGTAG
- a CDS encoding DUF4347 domain-containing protein, with protein MANSLSDSMRHSTTQQLVLNINNKLLEMKVIRPPALWYTSDLRITEMNGAIIKICGHGNEGQLETGYGQGVASEENIIHASYQSGLEYLKQLKMHNTKLVKIYSCNTGAGMGGSILLFLLAKMWGVPVQARTGITRAVNKGSQNWMEFEENSTWQMATPTMEYPPPPILNVSMISAPLLHDINIDAGIDFESVLRIQAKIIEVNKPSKNKIINDQVKAFLLGLFKSDIFYADGEFPGQITTVLTIFCANGSIEMFTIYCDSIAIIEHKNLSFYVNPNSIQWLKSL; from the coding sequence ATGGCTAACTCATTGTCAGATAGTATGAGGCATTCGACCACCCAGCAATTGGTTTTGAATATTAACAATAAACTTTTAGAAATGAAAGTTATCCGGCCTCCTGCACTCTGGTATACTTCAGATTTACGAATCACCGAAATGAATGGGGCAATAATAAAAATTTGCGGTCATGGAAATGAAGGTCAACTTGAAACTGGTTATGGTCAAGGAGTAGCTTCAGAGGAAAACATTATTCATGCTTCTTATCAGAGTGGATTAGAATACTTGAAGCAGTTAAAAATGCATAATACTAAGTTAGTAAAGATTTACAGCTGTAATACCGGAGCTGGAATGGGTGGCTCAATCTTACTGTTCTTACTTGCTAAAATGTGGGGTGTACCTGTACAGGCAAGAACAGGAATAACGAGAGCTGTTAATAAAGGTAGCCAAAATTGGATGGAATTTGAAGAAAATTCTACCTGGCAAATGGCGACACCAACTATGGAGTATCCACCCCCTCCGATTTTGAACGTATCTATGATCTCAGCGCCCCTGTTACATGACATCAATATCGATGCCGGTATTGATTTTGAAAGTGTTTTACGAATTCAGGCTAAAATTATTGAAGTTAATAAGCCCTCTAAAAATAAGATAATAAATGACCAAGTAAAAGCATTTTTGCTTGGATTATTTAAGTCAGATATTTTTTATGCTGACGGAGAATTTCCAGGTCAAATTACGACAGTCCTTACTATATTTTGTGCCAATGGTTCCATTGAGATGTTTACTATATATTGTGATTCAATAGCTATAATAGAACATAAAAACTTAAGCTTTTATGTCAACCCCAATTCTATCCAATGGCTGAAATCACTATGA
- a CDS encoding transposase domain-containing protein, which translates to MSIVNNLIECSIRGIAQGRKNFLFCGSHDRAQRSAMLYSFMGTYKLLGINPMVWMIDVLKKINKQPADQTQDLLPHRWKKLQEIEPVL; encoded by the coding sequence ATGTCCATTGTTAACAACCTAATTGAGTGCAGTATAAGAGGAATTGCCCAGGGACGAAAGAACTTTCTGTTCTGTGGTTCCCATGACAGGGCGCAAAGAAGTGCTATGCTATATTCTTTCATGGGAACATACAAGCTATTAGGCATTAATCCAATGGTCTGGATGATAGATGTGCTGAAAAAAATCAATAAACAGCCCGCAGACCAAACTCAAGATCTTTTACCGCACCGATGGAAAAAGCTGCAGGAAATCGAACCTGTGCTGTAG
- a CDS encoding relaxase/mobilization nuclease domain-containing protein has protein sequence MIGKPITGKSFGGCVRYVVDKKDAVILDANGVRMQNAYLITQDLNQQRKTRPGLGKAVGHLVLSWSNEDLPKLSDQIMVERAKEYMEKMNIRNTQYVMVRHHDGKNPHMHIIYNRVDNKGNTISDNNSYGQNIKACKEITLKHGYHLGKGKEQVNRHALTGKEKSRYELFDAIKSALKQSVSWKGLESNLQAKGIQIDFKMRSGTNEVQGISFEKDGFKMKGSAIDRTFSYCNLNAQLNFNQQREQQRIACIENSPSVAHQIREVLRTNYQHDSQPVFSGGKNLLEILLSPEFAPAQSGDQDDAKIYRKKKKKKTGQQTDQEQSNGISR, from the coding sequence ATGATCGGTAAGCCCATTACAGGAAAAAGCTTTGGCGGTTGTGTCCGTTATGTCGTTGACAAGAAAGATGCTGTAATCTTGGATGCCAACGGTGTGCGGATGCAAAATGCTTATTTAATTACCCAGGATCTTAACCAGCAAAGGAAAACAAGACCGGGATTAGGTAAAGCCGTGGGACATCTGGTTTTAAGCTGGAGCAATGAGGACCTGCCCAAGTTGAGCGATCAAATCATGGTAGAGCGGGCAAAGGAGTACATGGAGAAAATGAATATCCGCAATACCCAATATGTGATGGTCAGGCATCATGATGGGAAAAACCCGCACATGCACATCATTTACAATCGGGTAGACAACAAGGGCAATACCATTTCTGATAACAATAGTTACGGGCAGAACATCAAAGCCTGTAAAGAAATAACCCTAAAACACGGCTACCATTTAGGAAAAGGTAAAGAACAGGTAAACCGTCACGCATTAACAGGAAAGGAGAAATCAAGATATGAATTATTCGATGCCATTAAATCAGCGCTCAAACAGTCTGTCAGCTGGAAAGGATTAGAAAGCAATTTGCAGGCTAAAGGCATACAGATTGACTTTAAAATGAGGAGCGGTACAAATGAAGTACAGGGCATATCTTTTGAGAAAGACGGATTCAAGATGAAAGGCTCCGCTATTGATAGGACATTCAGCTATTGCAATTTAAATGCACAACTCAATTTCAATCAGCAAAGGGAGCAACAGCGTATTGCCTGTATAGAGAACAGTCCTTCTGTAGCGCACCAGATCAGGGAAGTACTAAGGACAAATTACCAGCACGACAGTCAGCCTGTCTTTAGCGGGGGTAAAAATTTACTGGAAATCTTGCTAAGCCCGGAATTTGCACCAGCTCAATCAGGCGATCAGGACGATGCCAAAATTTACCGGAAGAAGAAAAAGAAGAAGACCGGACAGCAAACAGATCAGGAACAATCTAACGGAATAAGCCGATGA
- a CDS encoding plasmid mobilization protein — protein sequence MVTLKNEKGENGMQVKDENKKPVKKRLPGRPKKGIKRSEILMIRLTPTERLLIEDKSKRAGVKPSEWFRRAAKSAGIVPRFSTEESGWYRLLAGLANNLNQLTHLAHVEGLLSLSAKCRMMLTQVEEVMLKITKHDR from the coding sequence ATGGTCACATTGAAAAATGAGAAAGGAGAAAATGGGATGCAAGTCAAAGATGAAAATAAAAAGCCTGTAAAAAAACGGTTGCCCGGCAGACCAAAGAAAGGGATCAAAAGAAGTGAAATCCTGATGATCAGGTTGACCCCTACCGAGCGGTTACTGATCGAGGACAAATCTAAAAGGGCAGGTGTAAAACCCAGCGAGTGGTTTAGAAGGGCGGCAAAAAGTGCAGGCATAGTGCCCCGCTTTTCTACAGAGGAAAGTGGATGGTATAGATTATTGGCAGGGCTTGCCAACAACCTGAACCAGCTTACCCATTTGGCTCACGTTGAAGGACTATTGTCCTTATCCGCCAAGTGCCGGATGATGCTCACACAGGTAGAAGAAGTGATGCTAAAAATTACTAAACATGATCGGTAA
- a CDS encoding helix-turn-helix domain-containing protein: MNIDIITPEDLKFFKSELIAELKEVLQPQQPFAKTWLKSAEVRKILSISPGTLQNLRINGTLHFKKVGGTMYYKSEDLNHMLGDSPEEGGAV; encoded by the coding sequence ATGAATATTGACATTATCACCCCGGAAGATTTAAAATTTTTTAAATCAGAACTGATCGCAGAACTTAAAGAAGTACTACAGCCACAACAGCCATTTGCAAAGACCTGGCTAAAAAGTGCCGAAGTCAGAAAGATATTAAGTATCTCACCGGGAACATTGCAGAACCTTCGTATCAATGGCACACTTCATTTTAAAAAGGTCGGGGGAACGATGTACTACAAATCTGAAGATCTTAATCATATGCTTGGGGACAGCCCAGAGGAAGGAGGTGCGGTATGA
- a CDS encoding HEPN domain-containing protein produces MEMHILSATDHQTGYFKRFVQSLVDKFQPLQLFCFAKTKVLTETTGCFKDHQNSHYSNYSLLMVTETATRIDHEVQEFSNTYYQHGRIGIICQGQESILAAIKANNRFFMTVYTTGQLLYSRDGMGNFDFMEKFIPTQSAKKAQKHYHHRMPLAEGFLRGAGECLSKEDYNVSTFMLHQVVEQCCILVVRVHIAYRTEVHNLLRMLRLCTAFSEKPLQTFLSGNPEDERLFNLLMKSYSGSRYGEGFKVSAQDANHLYNRVSAFVDLVKEMCLAKIEELEHEALVYKELKGESELKIDEA; encoded by the coding sequence ATGGAAATGCACATTCTTTCAGCAACAGATCACCAAACGGGCTACTTCAAAAGATTTGTCCAAAGCCTGGTCGACAAGTTTCAACCCCTACAGCTTTTCTGTTTTGCCAAAACCAAAGTATTAACGGAAACTACAGGCTGTTTTAAAGATCACCAAAACAGCCATTACAGCAACTATAGTTTACTGATGGTAACAGAAACTGCCACCCGTATTGATCACGAGGTACAGGAATTTTCCAATACTTACTATCAACATGGCAGGATTGGGATCATCTGTCAAGGTCAGGAAAGTATTTTGGCTGCAATTAAAGCCAATAACCGATTTTTCATGACCGTTTATACTACCGGACAGTTGTTATATAGTCGTGACGGTATGGGCAATTTTGATTTCATGGAAAAGTTCATTCCCACTCAATCTGCAAAAAAAGCACAAAAACATTATCACCATCGCATGCCCCTTGCCGAAGGATTTTTACGTGGTGCAGGGGAATGCCTGTCTAAAGAGGATTATAATGTATCCACTTTTATGCTACACCAAGTTGTTGAACAGTGCTGTATTTTGGTGGTCAGGGTACATATTGCCTACCGAACAGAAGTGCATAACTTGTTACGCATGCTGCGATTATGCACCGCATTTTCTGAAAAACCACTACAAACATTTTTATCAGGCAATCCCGAAGATGAAAGACTCTTTAACCTCTTAATGAAAAGTTATTCCGGCTCACGTTACGGTGAAGGTTTTAAAGTTAGTGCGCAGGATGCCAATCATCTGTATAACCGTGTATCTGCATTTGTAGACCTTGTTAAAGAGATGTGCCTTGCTAAAATTGAAGAATTAGAGCATGAAGCCCTTGTATACAAAGAGCTAAAAGGGGAAAGTGAATTAAAAATTGATGAAGCCTAA
- a CDS encoding helix-turn-helix domain-containing protein — METPTKSSKMHLGRKIRGIRELRNIKQDYLATQLGVSQQTISNIEQSEEVEETTLDKIAKVLGISVEGIKNFTEEAVVNFFNTFNDTSAFNNHCTFNPLDKLMEVVEENKQLYERLLASEREKIELLKKS, encoded by the coding sequence ATGGAAACACCTACTAAATCTAGCAAAATGCACTTAGGCCGAAAGATCAGAGGAATACGGGAACTTCGGAATATAAAACAAGATTATTTGGCTACTCAACTTGGTGTGAGCCAACAGACGATTTCAAATATTGAGCAGAGCGAAGAAGTAGAAGAAACTACCTTAGATAAAATTGCGAAGGTCTTAGGGATTTCAGTTGAGGGGATCAAAAATTTCACGGAAGAGGCTGTAGTCAATTTTTTTAATACATTCAACGATACTAGTGCATTTAATAATCATTGCACCTTCAACCCATTAGATAAATTAATGGAAGTCGTTGAGGAAAATAAACAACTATATGAACGCTTACTTGCAAGTGAGCGTGAAAAAATTGAGTTGCTGAAAAAATCATAA
- a CDS encoding tyrosine-type recombinase/integrase — MYVRFGGGLAETYHRKVAKRCWPSPLKEVADLSAVEKHLTFKVARVAFATTVTMANGIPIESVSKMLGHTSIKTTQIYAKIMDNKVGEDMEVLKNKSEAA, encoded by the coding sequence ATGTACGTACGGTTCGGGGGCGGGTTAGCAGAGACTTACCACCGCAAGGTGGCAAAGCGCTGTTGGCCTAGCCCACTGAAAGAGGTTGCAGATTTAAGCGCAGTAGAAAAACATCTAACGTTCAAGGTTGCCAGAGTTGCTTTTGCTACCACCGTAACTATGGCAAATGGTATCCCAATTGAAAGCGTAAGTAAGATGCTTGGGCATACCAGCATAAAAACTACGCAGATTTATGCCAAGATCATGGATAACAAGGTGGGTGAAGATATGGAAGTACTGAAAAATAAATCAGAGGCAGCGTAA